Proteins encoded together in one Erinaceus europaeus chromosome 11, mEriEur2.1, whole genome shotgun sequence window:
- the C11H1orf146 gene encoding LOW QUALITY PROTEIN: protein SPO16 homolog (The sequence of the model RefSeq protein was modified relative to this genomic sequence to represent the inferred CDS: deleted 1 base in 1 codon) has protein sequence MADSGRKDKIKWTTTIIISSSLKNYEVATALENQNHKIRYSDSVENGSIIFSLSGVAFLLMDSKACITSAEEVFLVKIEKFINTHQNSFLVLSAALHGPEEWKLMFKIQQRFLGSNLRILPVHNTVNAINLMCTIAKINSKPYTDSICYRMRITKSYIIEKSPVWKTLQKIKLSSDSFNSN, from the exons ATGGCTGACAGTGGTAGAAAAGACAAAATTAAGTGGACAACTACCATTATTATTAGCTCATCTCTTAAG aattatgaaGTCGCAACTGCCCTAGAAAATCAAAATCACAAAATTCGATATTCAGATTCAGTGGAAAATGGATCcattatattttctctttctg GAGTTGCATTTTTATTGATGGATTCTAAAGCATGTATTACATCAGCTGAAGAAGTATTTCTAGTCAAAATTGAAAAGTTTATTAACACTCACCAAAATAGCTTTTTGGTTTTATCTGCTGCCCTTCATGGGCCAGAGGAATGGAAACTGATGTTCAAAATTCAGCAGAG attcctGGGTAGTAACTTACGAATACTTCCAGTACATAATACAGTAAATGCTATTAATCTTATGTGCACTATAGCTAAG ATCAACTCCAAACCATATACAGATAGCATCTGCTACAGAATGAGAATAACTAAATCTTACATCATTGAGAAAAGTCCTGTTTGGAAAACACTTCAAAAGATA AAGCTGAGTAGTGATTCATTTAATTCAAATTAG